A genome region from Euphorbia lathyris chromosome 4, ddEupLath1.1, whole genome shotgun sequence includes the following:
- the LOC136225471 gene encoding CASP-like protein 5B2, protein MKDLFGSPGRASGLGLRVGQFVFAASSIGVMVSARGFFNSTAFCYLIASMGLQVLWSFGLACLDLHALRSKRNLQNPVLVSLFVVGDWVTSILSLAAACASAGVTVLYTKDLHYCKSPPFFPCIRFQISIALAFISWVLLAISSHVMFWLLANV, encoded by the exons ATGAAGGACCTGTTTGGGAGTCCAGGGAGAGCGAGTGGGCTTGGATTGAGGGTGGGTCAGTTCGTCTTTGCAGCTTCTTCGATTGGGGTTATGGTTTCTGCTCGGGGGTTCTTTAATTCCACTGCTTTCTG CTATTTGATCGCATCAATGGGGCTTCAAGTGCTTTGGAGTTTTGGGCTTGCTTGCTTGGATCTGCATGCTCTGAGATCAAAGAGAAACCTGCAAAATCCTGTCTTAGTGAGCCTATTTGTTGTTGGTGACTGG GTTACATCAATTCTGTCACTCGCAGCAGCATGCGCATCAGCTGGAGTTACAGTTTTATACACAAAAGACTTGCATTACTGCAAATCACCACCGTTTTTCCCATGCATCAGGTTCCAAATCTCGATCGCTTTGGCATTTATTTCATGGGTTCTTCTTGCTATATCTTCTCATGTTATGTTTTGGCTTTTGGCGAACGTTTGA